One region of Wyeomyia smithii strain HCP4-BCI-WySm-NY-G18 chromosome 3, ASM2978416v1, whole genome shotgun sequence genomic DNA includes:
- the LOC129727992 gene encoding ejaculatory bulb-specific protein 3-like encodes MKLFIVAAFALIAVVAAQDKYTTKYDGVDVDEILKSDRLFNNYYKCLMDQGRCTPDGNELKRVLPDALKTDCTKCSEKQKAATEKVINYLIEKRPKQWATLQEKYDPENVYVNRYRNDAAKAGIKL; translated from the coding sequence ATGAAGTTATTCATCGTTGCCGCTTTCGCCCTGATCGCCGTGGTCGCGGCCCAGGACAAGTACACCACCAAATACGACGGAGTCGATGTGGACGAGATCCTGAAGTCGGACCGGTTGTTCAACAACTACTACAAATGCCTGATGGACCAGGGCCGCTGTACCCCGGACGGAAACGAGCTGAAGCGGGTGCTGCCCGACGCACTCAAGACGGATTGCACCAAGTGTAGCGAAAAGCAGAAGGCCGCCACCGAGAAGGTGATCAACTATCTGATTGAGAAACGCCCGAAACAGTGGGCCACTCTGCAGGAGAAGTATGACCCCGAAAACGTGTACGTTAACCGATACCGCAATGACGCCGCCAAGGCCGGCATCAAGCTGTAA
- the LOC129727989 gene encoding ejaculatory bulb-specific protein 3-like, with amino-acid sequence MCLKVFWVFAFIGATCCGTRVAGYDTKYDSIDLDEVFKSTRLLNNYLNCLKNLGPCTPDAVELKDKLPDALESDCEHCSEKQKTGADKVIHFIIENRPEDFRVLESLYDPTGEYRRKYLDERQQFRQPPEGSSGETDEEESTNEAGSGAEETEGQEQSEEASESN; translated from the exons ATGTGTCTAAAAGTGTTTTGGGTTTTCGCTTTCATTGGCGCAACCTGCTGCGGAACGCGGGTTGCAGGCTACGATACCAAGTACGATAGCATCGATTTGGATGAGGTTTTTAAAAGTACTCGGCTGTTGAATAACTATttgaactgtttgaaaaatctcGGACCTTGCACACCGGATGCGGTCGAGTTGAAAG ATAAACTACCGGACGCACTGGAAAGTGACTGTGAGCATTGTTCCGAAAAGCAGAAGACTGGAGCCGATAAGGTTATCCATTTTATCATTGAAAACCGTCCGGAAGACTTTCGGGTACTGGAGTCGCTGTACGATCCAACGGGAGAGTATCGACGCAAGTATTTGGACGAAAGGCAGCAATTTCGGCAACCTCCGGAGGGTTCGTCTGGCGAAACGGATGAGGAAGAAAGCACAAACGAGGCGGGTTCAGGTGCCGAGGAGACGGAGGGTCAAGAGCAAAGCGAAGAGGCCTCCGAAAGCAATTAA